One Actinomycetota bacterium genomic window, TGGAGACGGCCCGGCTGGCGGCCGGGCAGGCCGCCGTGGGAACCGCCGAGTCCGCGTCGAAGTAGGCCGGGACCGATAGCGGGACCAGCCCGTCCCGGCTAGGGAGAATCCGCCGGCCACCCCTCGGATTTCCTCCCAACGGGGGATTCGAACGCGCGTTCGTTTCCTCTATCCTCGGGGCAATCCATCTCCCCCTCCAGACCAAGGAGGTGGAACGTGCATGTGAGGTTCGGCCGTAAGGGCGGTCGTTTCCTCCCCCTGGGGGTGGCGGTGCTGCTGGCTCTCCCGGCGCTGACGGGCTGGCACTACGCCAAGCAAGGCTGGCGAGACCATCACATCGGGTACCCGCCGGTGCCGTCGGGCTACACCCAGATCGTCAACACGTTCGGGCAGCCCTGCAACAGCAACGCGCACGCGGTGTGGATGGCCGTGACCCTGGCCGACACGGGTGTCACCAAGACGGTGTGGTTCCACAAGAAGCTGGGCGGCATGGCCACCGAGATGCTGTCCGGGAAGGGCGGCTCGTCGACCAACCTGGACAACGACGTCTTCGGCCACATCAAGAACAACCACCTGACCCAGTACGTGAAGACGGACGTGGGGAGCTATGCCTGCCGGACCATGAGCGGATCGAGCGCGTGGAGCACCCACGCGTGGGGCATCGCCATCGACGTCTCGTGGCAGTACGAGCCCAATCACCAGTGCTACTCGACGACCAACTACAACTTCTCCTCGATCTTCCAGTCGCACGGGTGGACCTGGGGCCTGGCCTGGTGTGACCCCATGCACTTCCAATACGCGACCAACTACTAGGGCAAGGAGGGAGCCATGCGACGCGCAATCGCGATTGGGATCGGCCTGGTGCTGGGGGCGGCGGTCGGCGTGGCGGTGCTGGCCGTGGCCGGCCATGGCGCCGCTGGAGGCCAGACCGAGCCGCCGGCCTTCTACGACCCCTCCGTGCCGAGGATTCCCGAGGACAGCGGCACCGGAGAGCAACTCCTGCTCGTGGTGGGCGGAGGATTCGCGACCCAGCAGGAGGCCGAGTCCGCCGACGCCCAGCTCTCGTTCGGTGACATCCAGGGCTACTACGTCGTCCCCGCCAGTGCCTACCTCGGCCTGTCGGCGAGCCTGCCGAGCGGCGCCTCCTACGTCCTCGCGTCGGCCTTTCGGACCCGAGCGGGCGCCGAGGAGTTCGCTGCCCTGGCCGGATCGGCCGGCGCTCCGGCACGCATCGTCGGGCCGGTGACGTCGCTGGGTGGGCCCTACGCCGGGTTGGGACAGGAAGCCGACCCGAGTGGCCAGGGACCGCTCCTGCACGCACTGTCGCCCGAGGAGCAGGCTGCGCTCCAGTGACGTCCTCGCCGGCGCTCGGGGTCCTGGTGGTGGTGGTGGTCGGGTTCGGCCTGATCGCATCGGGATGTGGTGGCGGCGCCGGGCCGGAGCCCACGGCGCCTGGCCGGACTGCCGGGACCGGGGTTCCGGTATGCGAGCCCGAGTTCCGGCCGCCGCCCGGATTCGCGGCCCGGGGAACCTTCACTGTGCGGGAGTCGGATCACGTGGGGAAGCGGATCTCGTACACCGACGGGCGCGGCCGGATCCTGGTGTTCGCCTCCGGCATCACCGGGGAGTTCGGTGAGGGCGAGCCCGTCGCCGGTACCGTCTCGGTCACCAGCGGGGAGCGCGCGCGGCTGCTGGGACGCGGCTCCGCGTGGTTCCTGTTGTGGTCCGGCCCGGCTCCCTGCGTGAACCGGGCCGTGGTGGGCAGGGGTCTCGATCGGACCGGGTTCCTGCGACTGCTGGAACGATCGGGGGTGGTCGCCCCGAGGACCTGAGCCGCGACCTCACCGGGCCGGTCAGCGTTCGCCGGTCGGCATTCCATCGACCGTTTCACGCATGCGGGTCAGGCACCTCCCCCGCCGACCCGGCGAAGGGAGGAGCCAGATGCGCGCGTTCGTCGTGGCCGCCGTCACCGCGGTGGCGTTGATCTCGGGCCCGGTGTGGGCCCTGTCGCCCGTCACGTTCGAGGCGAGCCCCAATCCCGCCATCATCGGACAGCGAGTGGCGTTCACGGTTTCGGTGCAGGGCACCGGGGCAGCCCGGGAGCAGATCTGGGTGGCGGCCAGAGCCCTGGACAAGCCGACCCTGGGTGATCTACCGGCGGGGTCATGGTCCTACGAGTGCTGCCCCGCCGAGACCGGGTACGGCCCGGCCTGGCACTACCGGTCCTTCTCGACGGTCTTCCCGGGCACGCACTCGTTCGATGCAGTCGCCCGTCAGCCGGGTGTGTACTCGAACACCGCCGCGTTCGGTCCCTATCGAGCCTCGCTCTCGCTCCGGATCCTGTGAGGGTGAGCGTCTCGAGCGTGTGGGTCATGGTGCGGTACCGGAGGAGGGTCGTGGCGGAGTCGGCTGCTAGATTGCCGAAGCGTGGGCTTCCTTCGTCGCCACCCGGTCATCACGGCGCTCGGGGTGCTGCTGGTCCTGGTCCTGGGGGTGCTGTTCGCGACCGCTGTGGCCGTGTGGCAGGCGGCGCACACCGACGACGCCCGCAGGATCGACCACGCCGACGTGATCCTGGTGCTGGGGGCGGCGCAGTACTCGGGGCGTCCCTCACCCGTGTTCGCGGGGCGGCTGGAGCAGGCCAAGCTCCTGTTCGAGCAGGGCCGGGCCGGAGCCATCGTGGTGCTGGGCGGCAAGCGGCCCGGCGACATCACCACCGAGGCCCAGGCCGGCCGCGACTACCTGGTCGCGGAGGGTCTTCCCTCGGCGGATGTGTTCGCGGAACCCAGGGGGAACACCACCTTCGAGAGCCTGGAGGCCGCGGCGGGGTTCATGCGAGGGATGGACCTGCATTCGGCGTTCCTCGTGTCCGACCCGTGGCACAACCTCCGGATCAAGCGAATGGCCGGCGACCTGGGGATCCAGGCGTACGCGTCCGCCACGTGGCACTCGGCCGCGCGGAGCACCGCCACCCGCCTGGCCGGGTACGTCCGGGAGACGTTCGCATACCTGTACTACCGCGTGTTCGGTCGTTGAGGACGTTGAAGCGGCCGGATGGCGTGGCACCGCAGCGGGCTCACGTGACGACGAGCGTGCCCTTCATGCCGAGGCTCACGTGGAACCGGCAGAAGAACGTGTACGTCCCCGGCGGGAGGTCGATCTTCACCTGGGAGGTCTGCCCGTGATCGTTCACCACGTTGATGTTCGAGCCCTTGATGGTGAAGGTGTGGGGGGTCGTCCCGTTCAGGTTCTGAACGGTGATCGTGGAACCGCTCTTGACCTTGATCTTGGTCGGGTCGAACTGGAAGTTGTTCTGCGTGACGGAGAGCGCGCTCGTCCCGGTCGCGCCGGTGGCACCGGACGTCCCGGTGGCGCCCGAGGTGCCGGTGGGACCGGTGCCACCTCCACCGGCCGGCCCCCCCGGTGTGGTGGCCAGGCCACCGGGCGCGGCCGGAGAGGCCGTGGTCGTGCCACCGCCCCCACACGCAGTGCCCGCGAGCATCAGGGCCATGGCGCCTCCCACGGTGGCCCGTCTCCACCCAGCCGTCATCGCAGCTCCTTTCGCTCGTCCGGACCGACGCATGTACTTCGGCCCGGGGCGCGGAGTCGGTCCCGTCACCGGCGGTGTCGCGCGTCTCGGATGCTAGTGTGACCGGCGTGCCCACCCCGCGCGAGCGGATCGAGGACGTGGAGCGGGCGACCCTGTCCGCGCGAGCGACGCTGTCCTCCGCCACCAAGGGCCGGGAGCGCCCCGAGGAACCGCACGCCATGCGGACGGCGTTCCAGCGCGACCGGGACCGGATCGTCCACTCCAAGGCGTTCCGCCGCCTCAAGCACAAGACCCAGGTGTTCCTGGCGCCGGAGGGCGACCACTACCGGGTCCGGCTCACCCACACCCTCGAGGTCGCCCAGATCGCCCGGACCGCGGCCCGGGCCCTCCAGCTGAACGAGGACCTCACCGAGGCCATCGCGCTCGGCCACGACCTCGGCCACACCCCGTTCGGCCACCTCGGCGAGGAGGCCCTGTCCCCGTTCCTGGGCCGGCCCTTCCGCCACAACGAGCAGAGCCTCCGGGTGATCGACTACCTCGAGAAGGACGGCCGGGGGCTGAACCTGACCTGGGAGGTCCGCGACGGCATCGTGAACCACACCTGGTCCATGCCCCAGCCCTCCACGCTGGAGGCCCAGATCGTCCGCTTCGCCGATCGGATCGCCTACGTCAACCACGACATCGACGACGCCATCCGCGCGGGCGTGCTCGACCCCGGCGAGCTTCCGCCCGGCCCCGTCGCCGTGCTGGGCCGGACCCACGGCGACCGCATCGACACGCTGGTGACCGACCTCGTGAACTCCAGCGAGGACCAGGCGGAGGTCGGGCTCTCGGACGCCACCGCGCTGGCCCTCGATGAGCTCCGCGACTTCCTGTTCGGGCACGTCTACCTTCGGGACGACGCTCGCATCGAGCAAGAGAAGGCCATCGCGCTGGTGCGCACCCTGTTCGCGCACTTCCTGGACCACCCCGAACAGGTCCCGCCGGAGTACGATCACGCTCCGGGAGACACGCCGACCCGCGTGGCCGACTACATCGCCGGCATGACGGACCGGTACGCTCTACGGATCTACGAACAGCTCTTCCTTCCCCAGGGCTGGCTGCTGTAACGGCCCCTGCTCCGCGAAGTCGAAGTCGGAGTCGGACGAGGACGAGGACGTGGCGGGAAGGATCAGGCAGGACGACATCGAGGCGGTCCGGGACCGGACCGACATCGTCAAGGTCGTCTCCCAGTACCTGACGCTCCGGAAGGCCGGGCACGACTCGCTGGTCGGGCTGTGCCCCTTCCACACCGAGAAGACGCCCTCGTTCTCGGTGTCGCCCACCAAGCAGGTCTACTACTGCTTCGGTTGCCAGGCCGGCGGCGACGCGGTGCGGTTCCTGCGCGACGTCGAGAACCTCACCTTCGCCGAGGTCATCGAGCGCCTGGCCCGCGACGCCGGGATCACCCTGCGCTACGAGGCCGAGTCGCCGGGCGAGCGCCGCGCCCAGTCCAGGCGCCAGTCGCTGCACCGGGCAAACGCGGAGGCCTCCGAGCTGTACCACCGCACGCTCCTGGACGGCCCCGAGGCGTCGGAGGCCCGCGCGTACCTTGCCGGCCGGGGGTTCGACCAGGAGGCGGTGGTCCAGTTCCAGATCGGCTACGCGCCCGGCTATCCGGACTTCCTGCTGCGGCGGCTGTCGCCGCGGTTCGGCTCGGACACGCTGGTCGAGGCGGGGCTGGCCCTGAAGGACGGGTCCGGCGCGGTGCGAGACCGGTTCCGGGGCCGGATCACGTTCCCCGTCCACGACCTGTCCGGGCAGGCCGTGGGGATCGGGGCCCGCCTGGTGGCGAGCGTCGAGGGCCAGCCCAAGTACCTGAACTCGCCCGAGACGCCCGTCTACCGCAAGGGCAAGGTCCTGTACAACCTGAACCGGGCCAAGGCCGCCGTGACCAGATCGGGCCAGGCCGTCGTGGTCGAGGGGTACACGGACGTGATCGCGCTGGCCCGGGCGGGGGTGGAGACGGCGGTGGCCACGTGCGGCACCGCGCTCGGCGAGGAACACTTCCATCTGCTGTCGCGGTTCGCCCAGCGCGTGGTGCTGGCGTTCGACTCCGACGAGGCCGGCGCCCGGGCCGCCATGCGCGCCTACCAGTTCCATGAGACCTATCCGCTGGAGACCCGGGTCCTGGTGCTGCCGGAGGGCCTCGACCCGGCCGACTTCGTGCGAACGAAGGGCGGGGAGGCGTTCCTGGAGCTGGCCGGGGACGCCATCCCCCTGGTCGAGTACATGCTGGACCGGAGCCTGTCGGGCCACGACCTCCGTTCGGTGGAGGGCCGGGCCCGGGGCGTCCGGGCGGGCCTGCCATTCGTGGCCGGCCTGACGGACCCCGTCCGGCGGGAGGAGTACGCCCACCTCCTGGCCGACCGGGCCGGGGTCAGCTCGTCGGCGGTCATGCTCGAGCTGAAGCAGTCGGACGGCGGGCGGGCCGATGCCGGCCCCATGGCCGGACCCGGCGCCGCGACCCGAACGGACCCGGACGCGCCGGCCGCGGCCCGCGTCTCGCCGCAGGACCGGGTGGAGCGCCAGATGCTCCGGATGCTGGCCCAGAGCGAGGAGGTCTTCGAGGCCGTCGCGGGCGAAGTCTCCGATGAACACTTCGAGCGGGCCCAGCACCGCCGCCTGTTCGAGCTCCTGGTCAAGGGCCGCGGCGACGTGCGGTCGCTGGTGGCGGAGCTCGACGACGAGCGCCTGTCGGCGGCCCTCGCCGCGCTCGCCACCGGTCCGGTGGAGGGCGAGCTCACCGCGTCGCATGCGCGACGGCTGGCCCTGGGCCTCCAGGAGAACCTGCTGAAGCGGCGCATCGCCGAGATCCGCACGCGGCTCCAGCGCCTCAACCCGCTCACCAGCCCGGAGTACGAGGCGTTGTTCGAGGAGCTCATCGCCCGGGAAGAGGAGCGGCGCAAGGTCCACGACCAGGCCGAGGGGGCCTGACCCCGAACCTCCCGCCCAAAGGGGTCGTTCGCGTTCTCGTTTCGTACACTCTGGACACCCCAGCCCCCGCACACGAGGAACAGCCAGATGAGCGAAGTGGCCACAGACCTCGGTCTGGAGGAAGCCAAGGAAGCGATCGCGGCTCGCGGCCGTGAGCGTGGCTTCGTCACCTCAGAGGACCTATTGGAAGGTCTGCCGGTCGACGACCTGACGCCCGAGCAGGTCGAGGACTTCCTGACCCAGGTCGAGGAGCACCTTCGCAGCGAGGGCATCGAGGTCATCGAGGTCCCCGGCGACGACCTGACTGAGGACCTGAAGGCGGTGGTGAGAGAGGACGACGTCCTCAAGGCCCCCACCAACGACCCCGTCCGCATGTACCTCAAGGAGATCGGCAAGGTCCCGCTGCTGAATGCCGCTCAGGAGGTCGATCTGGCCAGGCGGATCGAGGCGGGGGAGTTCTCCACCGAGCTGCTCCCGGTGTTCGACAACGGGTCCAAGGTCGACCAGAAGAGGCTCCGCCGGGTGGTGGAGGCCGTGGTCGACATCCGGGAGCACCAGGAGGAGAAGTTCGGCAAGGTGGAGGGGATCGGGCGGGAGCGGGTCATCCGCACCTGGCGGTCCCGCAACCGCGAGCAGCTGGTGGACTTCCTCCGGAAGGTGGAGCGGGACGGCCAGCTCGCCAAGAAGAAGCTCATCGAGGCGAACCTCCGGCTGGTGGTCTCCATCGCCAAGCGCTACGTGGGACGGGGAATGCTGTTCCTGGACCTGATCCAGGAGGGCAACCTCGGCCTGATCCGGGCGGTCGAGAAGTTCGACTACTCGAAGGGCTACAAGTTCTCCACCTACGCCACGTGGTGGATCCGCCAGGCCATCACCCGAGCCATCGCCGACCAGGCCCGCACCATCCGGATCCCCGTGCACATGGTGGAGACCATCAACAAGCTGGTGCGGGTGCAGCGCCAGCTGTTGCAGGACCTCGGCCGCGAGCCCCTGCCCGAGGAGATCGGCAAGCAGATGGGGATTCCGGCGGACAAGGTCCGGGAGATCCTGAAGGTGTCCCAGGAGCCCGTGTCGCTGGAGACGCCCATCGGTGAGGAGGAGGACTCCCACCTCGGCGACTTCATCGAGGACTCCGACGCCGTGGTGCCGATCGACGCCGCCTCGTTCATCCTGCTCCAGGAACAGCTGGAGTCGGTGCTGCACACGCTGTCCGAGCGGGAGAAGAAGGTCATCCAGCTGCGGTTCGGACTGCTGGACGGCCATCCCCGGACCCTGGAGGAAGTGGGCCGGGAGTTCGGGGTGACCCGGGAGCGGATCCGGCAGATCGAGTCGAAGACGCTGTCGAAGCTCCGCCACCCCAGCCGGTCGCAGAAGCTCCGCGACTACCTGGAGTAGGCCGGCCGCGGAACCGCAGGAACCGCGGAACCGCGGGTCCGCACGGTCTACGCGGACGGACCCCTCGCCCCGAACGAGCCCTCCGCCATGAACTGCCCGTCCTCCTCATCGGAGCCCAGCCGCCCTCGGACGCTGGATCCGACTCGCTGGACGCCGTGCTGGACCATCCCCAGGCCCTTGCGGCCCGCGGTCTCGGCGATCTCCTTGCCGCGCCCGGCGGCCTGCTGCACGGCGGGATTCCCGCTCACGCGCCTCCACCACGTCACGATCTGCTGGTAGCGCTCCCGCCCGGCGCGGGCCCCCAGCACGTAGCCGACCCCGAATCCCACGATCAGCCCTCGCCTGAATCCAGCCATGACCGGTCCCTCCTCGCGTCGTCTCATGAAGTCTCATTGCCGCCAGGGGGTCGTGGCAAACCAGGCGGTCCGCGTGCCGGCGAAACGGCGGCCTCAGGAGACCCGGACGGCGGCGGGCGGGGAGTAGCCGCCCGCCTTCCCGTTGGCGGTGTTGCGGACCCGGGCCCGGAACCGGTACGTCCCGGCACCGGCATCGGGAGTGAACGGCCCGCCGGTGGCGGTCTGTCCGGTCAGCCAGCTCGTCCACGTCGTCGACCCCGGGCGCATCACCTGCACGTCGGACGCGAACCCTGCCGGGAGCGCGGCGGAGGCCCATGTCACGGCGAATGCGGTGCTCGTGGTTCCCTTGGCGGGAGACACGACGATGGGGACCTTCACCGATCCGGAGAAGTGGCTCACCGAGTCCCGGTACGGGTAGGTCCCCGCTCCCAGGAACGTGAACGAGAACGAGCCGCCTGCGGTGTGCGTTCCCGAGTCGAACAGGCCCATGCCGGTCGGATCGGTCACGCTGTGCGGGCCCGAGCCGGTGAAGTTCCACAGGACCGCCTGGCCCTGCTTCACCGTGACCGGCGTCGGCGTGAACGCGGCGTCCGAGACGGTGACGGTGGCGCCGGGGACGGGCCCGGCGGCCGCCTGCCCCGAGTTGGGGTCTACCTCGAGCGAGGAGGCGTCCACGGCCTCGAAGTCGGACGCGGGGATGGTCTTCAGCTCGTCGAGCATCGCCGTGGGCCATCCGTGCTCCGCCGTTCCCTGGAAGAACCACGACGACCCGTTGTCCGCCAGGATCAGGCCGTAGGTCTTCATGGCCTGGAGGATGGCCTGGGTGTCCGGCCGGAACCCCGAGATGTCCACGTTCGCCTTCAGGCGGAACCGCGCGCCCATGGGCGGGAGGTTGGGGTCGCTCCGGCATCCTGCCTGGTGGCGGGCCGGCCAGACGTAGCTGGTGTCCGTGCAGGACGCCGTCACGCGGATGGCGTGGTCGACCAGACCGGCGTTCACCTCGTCCAGGCGGACCAGCCCGGCGAAGATGGGAAGCCCGGCCGCGTCCGCCGACGTCCACCCCGCCGGCCGCAGGGCGTCGGAGGCGAGGTTCCAGATGGCGCCGGAGCCGGCCGTCGACCCCGACGACTTGTACGTGGCGTCGAACAGCTCGTACAGCGTGCAGCTGTCCTTGTCCACCATGATCGCGTGCCGGTCGGAGCCGGCCTCGATGGTGATGTCCGGGCCGAACGGATACGGGCCGGGGTCGCTCTCGCTCGCGTACAGGAACTTGACGGAGACCTTCTGGTGGGTGCCGTCGACCACGTTGTAGGGAATCCCGTACGGCGGTCCCGTGTCCGTGTCGTCGGAGGGACCGAAGTCGGGATGGATGTGGACCGACCCGCCGCCCATCGAATCGATCCACGCCGACGAGTGCGCGTCGACCGGAAGCTTGGAGATGTCGGCGTGCCAGATGCTGTCCGAGGGGAACACGGAGCAGGTGGTCCCGGGCGGCGGGGTGTCCGGCCGTTCTGGCGTGCCGACGGGCGCCGGGGCGGGCGGGGCCATGGCCAGGCAGCCGGTCAGCACGGCGAGGAGCGAGACGCAAAGGACGGGCCGGCGCATCGAGGTGAAAGGTATCGGCATTCGGGCTGGTCCGCCTTGAAGGCGGGGGCGCGGGAGCCCGCTGCTACACTGACGAGCCGGCCCATTCCGGGGTAGCTCAACCGGCAGAGCGGCGGCCTGTTAAGCCGAAGGTTGCGAGTTCGAGTCTCGCCCCCGGAGCCCTGTGGCACCACCAGGACGATCGCCCTGCCGTGGGCGACGGAAGGAGTGATCCCCATGCCGACCGCCACGTTCGTCACGTCCCTGGGCACGTTCAAGGCCCGCCTGATGCCCGACCACGCCCCCAAGACCGTCGCCAACTTCGTCGAGCTGGCCACGGGCGCTCGCGAGTGGACCGATCCGCGGGACCGGCAGCGCATGGGCGACCGCCTGTACGACGGCACGGTGTTCCACCGCGTCATCTCCGGCTTCATGATCCAGGGCGGGGACCCCGCCGGGACGGGGACCGGGGGGCCCGGCTACAACTTCGAGGACGAGGTCCCGCCGGGGGCGCCGTCGTTCGACCGCCCCGGCCTGCTGGCCATGGCGAACGCGGGTCCGAACACGAACGGGTCGCAGTTCTTCGTCACGGTCGGCGCCACCCCCTGGCTCACCGGCAAGCACACCATCTTCGGTGAGGTCACCGAGGGCTACGACGTCGTGCAGGCCATCGCGAGCACCGACACCGACTCCCGGGACCGGCCCGCCACGCCGGTGGTCCTGGAACGCGTCGAGATCGAGGAGTAACTGCCAGGAAGCGGGCGCCCGCGAGCCGAGCCCCGGCCGGCGGTACAGTGACACCCGCCCGGGGGCGGTAGCTCAGTTGGTCAGAGCAGCGGACTCATAATCCGCCGGTCGATGGTTCGAGTCCATCCCGCCCCACCGGAGAAATAGCAGGTCACGGGCACAGGCACGGCCGGAGAAGGTCTCGCTTATCTGGCAGCTCCAGCCTAATGACAGCCAAACTGACAGCCTATCCCTTCCGATCACCCCAGGAGATCCTGGACTCGGCCGGTCGCCTCCCTCTGAAGCTCTGATGCGACATGTGTGTAGACCTCCATCGTGAGCCTGATCTGACTGTGTCCGAGAATCTCCATGGCCACCCTCGGGTGTACACCCTGAGCTGCAAGCAGGGACCCGCACGTGTGGCGCAAGTCGTGGAACCTTCTTCTGTCGAGTCCCGCCTTCTTGCAGGTCTCGTGGAAGTGTCGCGTCAGATTCCTTGGTTCGAGAGGCGTACCGACCTCGCTCGGAAAGACGAGCCCATGATCCCGCCAGCCGTCGCCCCTTCTCAAGCGCTCCGCAGCTTGCCGAGTTCGATGCGCCTGCAAGGTGGCCACGAGAGCCGGAGGCAGAGCAATGGTGCGCGCGGCGTTCTTTGACTTCGGTGGTGTGTAGACAAGCCGCCCATTCAAACGTTGCAGCGACCGCCGGACACGAAGAGTGCCGGCGTCGAGGTCGATGTCTTCCCACGAGAGACCAAGTGCCTCCCCAGCCCGAAGCCCAACTGCTAACGCGACGGCATACAAGGCAGAAAGACGATGACCATCGACCGCCTTCAACAATTCCTTCGCTTCTTCGACCGTGAGCGGCCGGACCTCGAACCGGGGGACCGGCGGGGGCTTTACCAGCCCTGCGACGTTCCTACCGATGAGTCCGAGCTGCTCGGCCTTCTGAAGAGCCGACCGTAGGACGGCGTGTACGTATTGGACTCCCCTCGGTGAGAGTCCGGCTTGGTGGAGATCCTTGAGCAGGTGGTCGACGTGGACAGGGCCGAGGCGCGACAGCCGCACCCGCCCGATCGCATGTTGGATATGTCGGACCTTCTGCTTGTAGCTCACAGCAGTGGACTCACGAACGCGCAGGGCGACCTCTTCCGTCAACCACCAATCCAGGTAAGCGCCCAGTGTCCGTCTCTCATCGAGGACGAGTCTCCCTTCGGCAGCGGCCTGCTGGGCGAGCCGGAGCTTGTGGGCGACCTCCGCCCGGGTTCTTCCATACACCGCCTTTCGGTGTCGGCGGCCGGCGTCCCATCCGAGATCGAGTTGGGCACACCAGCGACCATCCGTCCTCCTGAAAATGGATCCTTCACCCTGCCCTCGCCTACTCACGGACCTCTTCCCCCCTTCCGAAGCTCATTGACACCGATTCAAGCGAGAAACCCCTAGACGAATGGCACCGAGACGGGAAGGTCGATCTCTCACGTGTTACTCCGCGTGCTCGCTGTCGGACTGGGCTCTGCCCTTCTCCCACGGTCCTTCTCCCGAAACCGCCTAGACGCTGCCCGTCGCGAGGCCCTTCTCTCACCGCAGCTAGGCCTGTTGCAGTAATTCTTGCGGTCCTTCCTCGGCCGGGCCGGCGGGATATAAACGCGGCGGCAGGCGTCGCAAATAGCCAACCCATCTACCCTGGCGACCGCGAGGATCGCATTCATGATGATTCCCCCGAACAGTGAGTTCGGCCGCATGCTGAGCTCCGGGGACCCTTCGGCCCACCAGAAGTAGGGGCGGAGGCCAGCCATTTGTACCCACCCGTCAAGAATCATTGACAAGTTTGCCCTCACGAATGCCAGGCTGCTCTTCGTCACGGGCTGGCCCTCCCACGGATCGTCTCCAAACAGCGTCCGCCAGTCATCTGGGTCCCCATGAGTAGCGTTGCCGAGACCCGAGGCCTGGAGCCGAGATGCGATCTTCAAGACGCTTGTGATGCGCCGCGCAATGTCGCGCCACCTGTCCGATGACTCACGCGGACGCTCGAGGTTCTGACCCCAAGGATGACACGTGGATCCCATTGCCCGCCCGGAGTTCACTGCCGGAATCCGGCTCACTCCAAGGGCTTGGATGGCGAGGCCCGGAACAGACGCTCCCGCGAAGGAATGGGTGTAGGGAAGACTGTGTCGGCAGAGCCCTAAGACGCCTCGTCTTGAGGCGAACGCCCGGATCTGTTCGGTTGACCCGTCGGCAAGGGCTAGGAATTCATCCATCCACGGCCCATCGAGGTCAGCGACCGCAATCTGGAAAGCCTTGGTCACGTCAATGGGTGGTGGGGGTTGCCAGAAGAGACTCCGCCCTACGGTCTTGACCGTCTCCGGGATCGGCCAAGGCTGAAGTTCCACCGGGCGCTCGAGCCCTGCGCCGAAGGGCCCCGTGAACCCCGATAGGTCCCACGTTTGGGCGAGCTCACTCCGCACGTTCGTAATTCATAGATAATACTTCAAGCTGTTCTCCTAGTGCTGGTACCGGTCCATCCTGTCCGTGTGGACGGGTTGAGCGAGTCAGGCACCGGTTCACCTCACCGCCTGCTGCTTCGAGTGCCCGAAGCAGCGATCGCACTCGGCATTTCACGGTCCTTCGCCTACGAGCTGATCGCGAGAGGCGAGATCGAGTCCGTGCGTATCGGGAAGGCGAGGCGAGTTCCCGTCACGTCTCTCCGCGAATACGTCGCCCGCCTTCAGCAGGGGGAGATCTGATGCTCGGCAGGCAGAGAGGACGCTATCGCCTACACGACGGAGTTCAACCGGAAGACCTCGATACACAGGGGGCGGAAGTCGGAACGCCCTGGTCAGCCACGTACTATCCCGACGC contains:
- a CDS encoding helix-turn-helix domain-containing protein, with amino-acid sequence MPEAAIALGISRSFAYELIARGEIESVRIGKARRVPVTSLREYVARLQQGEI
- a CDS encoding site-specific integrase, encoding MYGRTRAEVAHKLRLAQQAAAEGRLVLDERRTLGAYLDWWLTEEVALRVRESTAVSYKQKVRHIQHAIGRVRLSRLGPVHVDHLLKDLHQAGLSPRGVQYVHAVLRSALQKAEQLGLIGRNVAGLVKPPPVPRFEVRPLTVEEAKELLKAVDGHRLSALYAVALAVGLRAGEALGLSWEDIDLDAGTLRVRRSLQRLNGRLVYTPPKSKNAARTIALPPALVATLQAHRTRQAAERLRRGDGWRDHGLVFPSEVGTPLEPRNLTRHFHETCKKAGLDRRRFHDLRHTCGSLLAAQGVHPRVAMEILGHSQIRLTMEVYTHVASELQREATGRVQDLLG